DNA sequence from the Verrucomicrobiota bacterium genome:
GTCGGTGGGGGATTGGTAAAATTCTCCATTTGTAAGACTGGCACAAAAAAAGGCCGCCTCACGGGACTTCCTTTTGGAAAGGTAATACCGACTAGGAGAACCGGCTTAACTCTGGCGACGACGGCGAACTGCTGCGAAGCCAAGTGCGATGATTCCAGCGAGTGCGCCGTACAGGTTCGGCTCAGGAACAGCTGAGACTGTTCCGGAGACTTCGATTCCCACAGAATCGCCGATTAGATCGTCCTCAATATCCATCCTTCCGGTATCTTCGGACGCGCCCCATCCCACGATAGCGAGGTCAACTGAGCCCGTGAGTGGACCTCCAACCGTGTCAGCCGTGATGATTGTTCCCGGGTCAGGCCCATCAAAACTGGGTCCGATTTGAGAGAAGCCGCTACCGGTATCGATAGCCCACGCCAAAGTCTGTGGACCTGACCCTGTAGTGTCTATTTCAGCTCGAACCGAAAGGTCTGTTACTTGGTCTCCGAGAGCAACAGAGAATGAGAACACGATGTAATCTCCTTCTAAAACAGCTGATGCGAAGTCAGTTGTTGAAGGGCTCCAATTGTTCGAGTTGAAGTTTCCACCCGGAGCTTGGTTTAGGCCAGCCCCGCGGGTTAGGTCGCCCGCTGTGA
Encoded proteins:
- a CDS encoding PEP-CTERM sorting domain-containing protein (PEP-CTERM proteins occur, often in large numbers, in the proteomes of bacteria that also encode an exosortase, a predicted intramembrane cysteine proteinase. The presence of a PEP-CTERM domain at a protein's C-terminus predicts cleavage within the sorting domain, followed by covalent anchoring to some some component of the (usually Gram-negative) cell surface. Many PEP-CTERM proteins exhibit an unusual sequence composition that includes large numbers of potential glycosylation sites. Expression of one such protein has been shown restore the ability of a bacterium to form floc, a type of biofilm.); this encodes MKTKLVALALVSGLVGSVSGQVLVTWDGINGASIPGSSFDSSITAGDLTRGAGLNQAPGGNFNSNNWSPSTTDFASAVLEGDYIVFSFSVALGDQVTDLSVRAEIDTTGSGPQTLAWAIDTGSGFSQIGPSFDGPDPGTIITADTVGGPLTGSVDLAIVGWGASEDTGRMDIEDDLIGDSVGIEVSGTVSAVPEPNLYGALAGIIALGFAAVRRRRQS